The following proteins are encoded in a genomic region of Myxococcota bacterium:
- a CDS encoding FHA domain-containing protein, which produces MTSERGARREGAKGGAGGKPVPPGASITVAGGFYEGLEVPIDREWLVIGRGRSADLVIAEPTISRAHAAVGHDENGFFVQDLGSTNETHVNGTRIDRQEIEDGDRLQLGKLLLDVSLPR; this is translated from the coding sequence GTGACGAGCGAGCGTGGCGCACGGCGCGAAGGAGCGAAGGGCGGGGCCGGCGGCAAGCCGGTACCTCCCGGCGCCTCGATCACGGTCGCGGGCGGCTTCTACGAAGGACTCGAGGTGCCGATCGACCGCGAGTGGCTCGTGATCGGGCGCGGGCGCAGCGCGGACCTCGTGATCGCCGAGCCGACGATCTCGCGGGCGCACGCGGCCGTCGGCCACGACGAAAACGGATTCTTCGTGCAGGACCTCGGTAGCACGAACGAGACGCACGTGAACGGAACGCGCATCGATCGCCAGGAGATCGAGGACGGAGACCGGTTGCAGCTCGGCAAGCTGCTGCTCGACGTGTCCCTGCCGCGTTAG
- the secA gene encoding preprotein translocase subunit SecA has translation MQRMLSKVFGTRNDRAVKRLRPTIEHINALETDMEALSDDALRGKTDELRRRIADGASVDDLLPEAFATVREAAKRTLGQRHYDVQLVGGIFLHQGSIAEMKTGEGKTLVATLPTYLNALSGKGVHVVTVNDYLAQRDAEWMSQIYGFLGMSVGVIKHGLDHQQRFDAYRCDITYATNNELGFDYLRDNMERRLEHCVQRELHYAIVDEVDSILIDEARTPLIISGASESNTQIYQVANRVIPSLTKGEKGDHKEGIEETGDFHIDEKAHSATLTEEGIKKVERMLGVANLYDPDMIPVLHAVTQALSAHALKRRDVDYVVRVNDETRKKEVVIVDEHTGRLMPGRRWSDGLHQAVEAKEGIAIQSENQTLASITFQNFFRMYGKLAGMTGTADTEAPEFAKIYDLDVRVVPTNRPMQRIDMGDVVYKTKREKQFAVLDEIRERQESGQPVLVGTISIEASELLSQLLKKKGIRHAVLNAKHHEREAEIVAQAGRKGAVTISTNMAGRGTDIVLGGNPEMMALQKCKHDRSHPEFEAELARFEAECAAEREEVLAAGGLHILGTERHESRRIDNQLRGRSGRQGDPGSSQFFLSLEDDLLRIFEADRVKQWWDRVGVEEGEAIENRLLTRVIENAQTKVEARNFEIRKHLLEYDDVMNKQRQVFYARRRQALAAVDLHDEVRAMTEGVLVQILDLHWPDKGEPDASVAAELATAIGDVFGVQFDPEAPPFAADGRVARDRDELGRTVLDRLLELLEAKRERWNEIAERNADIGFPRYELVERDVALGVLDAQWKDHLHTMDGLREGIGLRGYAQVDPKREYQREGFALFAEMEERIDQHTVNRFFHLEPRDPQAESAQAVPAPRVAPRHPALATPSSPNAGGAPARTAIEARRAGGAASAAAGGGKVGRNDPCPCGSGKKFKKCCGA, from the coding sequence ATGCAGCGCATGCTCTCCAAGGTCTTCGGGACGCGCAACGATCGCGCCGTGAAGCGCCTGCGTCCGACGATCGAGCACATCAACGCGCTCGAGACCGACATGGAGGCGCTGTCCGACGACGCGCTCCGTGGGAAGACCGACGAGCTCCGCCGGCGCATCGCGGACGGCGCCTCGGTCGACGACCTGCTTCCGGAGGCGTTCGCGACGGTGCGCGAGGCCGCCAAGCGGACACTCGGGCAGCGGCACTACGACGTCCAGCTGGTCGGCGGCATCTTCCTGCACCAGGGCTCGATCGCGGAGATGAAGACGGGCGAGGGCAAGACGCTCGTCGCGACCCTGCCGACGTACCTGAACGCGCTGTCCGGCAAGGGCGTGCACGTCGTCACGGTCAACGACTACCTCGCGCAGCGCGACGCCGAGTGGATGAGCCAGATCTACGGCTTCCTGGGCATGAGCGTCGGCGTGATCAAGCACGGCCTCGACCACCAGCAGCGCTTCGACGCCTACCGCTGCGACATCACGTACGCGACCAACAACGAGCTCGGCTTCGACTACCTCCGCGACAACATGGAGCGGCGGCTCGAGCACTGCGTCCAGCGCGAGCTCCACTACGCGATCGTCGACGAGGTCGACTCGATCCTGATCGACGAGGCGCGCACGCCGCTCATCATCTCGGGCGCGTCCGAGAGCAACACGCAGATCTACCAGGTCGCGAACCGCGTGATCCCCTCGCTCACCAAGGGCGAGAAGGGCGACCACAAGGAAGGCATCGAGGAGACGGGCGACTTCCACATCGACGAGAAGGCGCACTCCGCGACGCTGACGGAGGAGGGCATCAAGAAGGTCGAGCGCATGCTCGGCGTCGCCAACCTCTACGACCCCGACATGATCCCGGTGCTCCACGCGGTGACGCAGGCGCTCTCCGCGCATGCGCTCAAGCGCCGCGACGTCGACTACGTCGTGCGCGTGAACGACGAGACGCGCAAGAAGGAGGTCGTGATCGTCGACGAGCACACCGGGCGCCTGATGCCCGGGCGCCGCTGGTCGGACGGCCTCCACCAGGCGGTCGAAGCGAAGGAAGGCATCGCGATCCAGAGCGAGAACCAGACGCTCGCCTCGATCACCTTCCAGAACTTCTTCCGCATGTACGGGAAGCTCGCGGGCATGACGGGCACCGCCGACACCGAGGCGCCCGAGTTCGCGAAGATCTACGACCTCGACGTGCGCGTCGTGCCCACGAATCGGCCGATGCAGCGCATCGACATGGGCGACGTCGTCTACAAGACGAAGCGCGAGAAGCAGTTCGCGGTGCTCGACGAGATCCGGGAGCGGCAGGAGAGCGGCCAGCCGGTGCTCGTCGGCACGATCTCGATCGAGGCGTCGGAGCTGCTGTCGCAGCTGCTCAAGAAGAAGGGCATCCGCCACGCCGTGCTGAACGCGAAGCACCACGAGCGCGAGGCCGAGATCGTGGCGCAGGCCGGGCGCAAGGGCGCGGTGACGATCTCGACGAACATGGCGGGGCGCGGCACGGACATCGTGCTCGGCGGCAACCCCGAGATGATGGCGCTGCAGAAGTGCAAGCACGACCGCAGCCATCCCGAGTTCGAGGCCGAGCTCGCGCGCTTCGAGGCCGAGTGCGCGGCCGAGCGCGAGGAGGTGCTCGCCGCGGGCGGTCTGCACATCCTCGGCACCGAGCGCCACGAGAGCCGCCGCATCGACAACCAGCTGCGCGGCCGCTCCGGCCGGCAGGGCGACCCGGGCTCGAGCCAGTTCTTCCTCTCGCTCGAGGACGACCTGCTGCGCATCTTCGAGGCCGATCGGGTCAAGCAGTGGTGGGACCGCGTGGGCGTCGAGGAGGGCGAGGCGATCGAGAATCGCCTGCTCACGCGCGTGATCGAGAACGCGCAGACCAAGGTCGAGGCGCGCAACTTCGAGATCCGCAAGCACCTGCTCGAGTACGACGACGTGATGAACAAGCAGCGGCAGGTGTTCTACGCGCGCCGCCGCCAGGCGCTCGCCGCCGTCGACCTCCACGACGAGGTGCGCGCGATGACGGAAGGCGTCCTCGTCCAGATCCTCGACCTCCACTGGCCGGACAAGGGCGAGCCCGACGCCTCCGTCGCCGCCGAGCTCGCGACCGCGATCGGCGACGTGTTCGGTGTGCAGTTCGATCCGGAGGCGCCGCCCTTCGCGGCCGACGGCCGCGTCGCGCGCGACCGCGACGAGCTCGGCCGCACCGTCCTCGACCGCCTGCTCGAGCTGCTCGAGGCGAAGCGCGAGCGCTGGAACGAGATCGCCGAGCGCAACGCCGACATCGGCTTCCCGCGCTACGAGCTCGTCGAGCGCGACGTCGCGCTCGGGGTGCTCGACGCACAGTGGAAGGACCACCTCCACACGATGGACGGCCTGCGCGAGGGCATCGGCCTGCGCGGCTACGCCCAGGTCGACCCGAAGCGCGAGTACCAGCGCGAGGGCTTCGCGCTCTTCGCCGAGATGGAAGAGCGCATCGACCAGCACACGGTGAATCGCTTCTTCCACCTCGAGCCGCGGGACCCGCAGGCGGAGTCCGCGCAGGCGGTGCCCGCGCCGCGCGTCGCGCCGCGCCACCCCGCGCTCGCGACGCCGTCGTCGCCGAACGCCGGCGGCGCGCCGGCGCGCACCGCGATCGAGGCGCGACGCGCCGGCGGCGCCGCATCCGCCGCCGCGGGGGGCGGCAAGGTCGGCCGCAACGACCCCTGCCCGTGCGGAAGCGGCAAGAAGTTCAAGAAGTGCTGCGGCGCCTGA
- the recN gene encoding DNA repair protein RecN has product MIETLRIRDVAIVDEVALEFGPGLNVLTGETGAGKSIVLGALSLLAGARASADLVRDGAERAEAEAVFRTAALGDLERELEALGLGAAAEGEAWEHELIVQRSVERAGRSRARVGGALLPVTALARLFEGRIEISSQHSSQALLHGETHARLLDEAGGHGALRDEVERGCAALRELDRELVALREAAEDRARREDFLRFQIEEIDAAGLRVDEVAELEADHRRLAHAEQLREEGAIAVAALAGDASAADADAAGAVDLVARAQRVVASLAKMDGDLEALGERLRASEDELRDVAADLERYVDRLDVDPRRLARLEERIGEVEKLRRKYGDDVGRILAFREAAAAELAGIEGADERVAALERERAASAARLANAASALSAARERAAKALARRVQAPLRDLALPDARFEVALRPIDPPDGFPCGPSGREAVEFLFAANAGSAPRPLQKVASGGELSRVFLAVKNALRGAGRGMVLVFDEVDAGIGGRVAERVGRCLAELAAHHQVLCITHHPQIAALADRHFRVAKRKSGRRTLATVERVEGEARVDEIARMAGGEAISPETRRHAEALLRGREA; this is encoded by the coding sequence ATGATCGAGACGCTGCGCATCCGCGACGTCGCGATCGTCGACGAGGTCGCGCTCGAGTTCGGTCCCGGCCTCAACGTGCTGACGGGCGAGACCGGCGCGGGCAAGTCGATCGTGCTCGGGGCGCTCTCGCTGCTCGCCGGCGCGCGCGCGTCGGCCGACCTCGTGCGCGACGGCGCCGAGCGCGCGGAGGCCGAGGCCGTGTTCCGCACCGCGGCGCTCGGCGACCTCGAGCGCGAGCTCGAGGCGCTCGGGCTCGGCGCCGCCGCCGAGGGCGAGGCCTGGGAGCACGAGCTCATCGTGCAGCGCAGCGTCGAGCGCGCCGGCAGGAGTCGCGCTCGCGTCGGGGGCGCGCTGCTGCCGGTGACGGCGCTCGCCCGGCTGTTCGAAGGGCGCATCGAGATCTCGAGCCAGCACTCGAGCCAGGCGCTGCTGCACGGGGAGACGCACGCGCGGCTGCTCGACGAGGCGGGCGGGCACGGCGCGCTTCGCGACGAGGTCGAGCGCGGCTGCGCGGCGCTGCGCGAGCTCGATCGCGAGCTCGTCGCGCTGCGCGAGGCCGCCGAGGACCGCGCGCGGCGCGAGGACTTCCTTCGCTTCCAGATCGAGGAGATCGACGCGGCCGGCCTGCGCGTCGACGAGGTCGCGGAGCTCGAGGCCGACCATCGCCGGCTCGCGCACGCGGAGCAGCTGCGCGAGGAAGGCGCGATCGCCGTCGCAGCGCTCGCGGGCGACGCGAGCGCGGCGGACGCGGACGCCGCGGGCGCGGTCGACCTCGTCGCGCGCGCGCAGCGCGTCGTCGCGTCGCTCGCGAAGATGGACGGCGACCTCGAGGCGCTCGGCGAGCGGCTGCGCGCGAGCGAGGACGAGCTGCGCGACGTCGCCGCCGACCTCGAGCGCTACGTCGATCGCCTCGACGTCGATCCGCGTCGGCTGGCGCGGCTCGAGGAGCGGATCGGCGAGGTCGAGAAGCTGCGGCGCAAGTACGGCGACGACGTCGGGCGCATCCTCGCGTTCCGGGAGGCGGCCGCGGCGGAGCTCGCGGGGATCGAGGGCGCGGACGAGCGCGTCGCCGCGCTCGAGCGCGAGCGCGCGGCGAGCGCGGCCCGGCTCGCGAATGCGGCGTCCGCGCTGAGTGCGGCGCGCGAGCGCGCCGCGAAGGCGCTCGCGCGCCGCGTGCAGGCGCCGCTGCGCGATCTCGCGCTCCCCGACGCGCGCTTCGAGGTCGCGCTGCGTCCGATCGACCCGCCCGACGGCTTTCCGTGCGGGCCCTCGGGCCGCGAGGCCGTCGAGTTCCTGTTCGCCGCGAACGCGGGGAGCGCGCCGCGTCCGCTCCAGAAGGTCGCGTCGGGCGGCGAGCTCTCGCGCGTCTTCCTCGCGGTGAAGAACGCGCTGCGCGGCGCCGGGCGGGGCATGGTGCTCGTGTTCGACGAGGTCGACGCCGGCATCGGCGGGCGGGTCGCCGAGCGCGTCGGGCGCTGCCTCGCGGAGCTGGCCGCGCACCACCAGGTCCTCTGCATCACGCATCACCCGCAGATCGCCGCGCTCGCCGACCGGCACTTCCGCGTCGCGAAGCGCAAGTCCGGGCGGCGCACGCTCGCCACCGTCGAGCGCGTGGAGGGCGAGGCGCGGGTCGACGAGATCGCGCGCATGGCGGGGGGCGAGGCGATCTCGCCGGAGACGCGCCGGCACGCGGAGGCGCTGCTGCGCGGCCGCGAGGCCTAG
- a CDS encoding M23 family metallopeptidase, which yields MDLYTLIVVGDERSPVRRFQVPKVTVHRGAAIAAVLAIALAAGGWDYWRLRAENSELPELRDATTTQAEKIRSFERALSDVESQLARVQELERKVRIIANLPGASATGGDDISDVAPADEPALPTGVPIEMGQGGPEPGEAMFDAAELAAQGAVALSFDQMHLRAEHLGGLAQYRATALDELVEQLEDKRNQLESMPSVWPVKGWLTSRFGPRISPFTGRRHMHQGIDIATRHGTPIVAPARGRVVFTGQKGPLGKCVVIDHGFGVRTFYGHTSSVDVKTGDRVERGQVIAAVGSTGRSTGPHLHYSVEVSGKSRDPLDYILD from the coding sequence ATGGATCTGTACACGTTGATCGTCGTCGGCGACGAGCGATCCCCGGTCCGCCGGTTCCAGGTGCCGAAGGTCACCGTCCACCGCGGAGCGGCGATCGCCGCCGTCCTCGCGATCGCGCTCGCCGCGGGAGGCTGGGACTACTGGCGCCTTCGCGCCGAGAACAGCGAGCTCCCCGAGCTCCGCGACGCCACGACGACCCAGGCCGAGAAGATCCGGAGCTTCGAGCGCGCGCTCTCCGACGTCGAGAGCCAGCTCGCGCGCGTCCAGGAGCTCGAGCGCAAGGTGCGCATCATCGCGAACCTCCCCGGCGCGAGCGCGACGGGCGGCGACGACATCTCCGACGTCGCGCCGGCCGACGAGCCGGCGCTCCCGACCGGAGTCCCGATCGAGATGGGACAGGGCGGCCCCGAGCCGGGCGAGGCGATGTTCGACGCCGCCGAGCTCGCAGCGCAGGGCGCCGTGGCGCTCTCGTTCGATCAGATGCACCTGCGCGCCGAACACCTCGGCGGGCTCGCGCAGTACCGCGCGACCGCACTCGACGAACTCGTCGAGCAGCTCGAGGACAAGCGCAACCAGCTCGAGTCGATGCCGTCGGTCTGGCCCGTGAAGGGCTGGCTGACGTCGCGCTTCGGTCCGCGCATCTCGCCCTTCACGGGGCGCCGCCACATGCACCAGGGCATCGACATCGCGACGCGACACGGAACGCCGATCGTCGCGCCCGCGCGCGGTCGGGTCGTCTTCACCGGGCAGAAGGGGCCGCTCGGCAAGTGCGTCGTGATCGATCACGGCTTCGGCGTGCGCACGTTCTACGGTCACACGTCGTCGGTGGACGTGAAGACGGGTGACCGCGTCGAGCGCGGGCAGGTGATCGCCGCGGTCGGGAGCACGGGCCGGAGCACGGGCCCGCACCTCCACTACTCGGTCGAGGTGAGTGGCAAGTCGCGGGACCCGCTCGACTACATCCTCGACTGA
- the argJ gene encoding bifunctional glutamate N-acetyltransferase/amino-acid acetyltransferase ArgJ, whose amino-acid sequence MATRAKRATSAKARGPGAGFAVPGFRAAGIHCGIKAKTRDLALVASDVPATVAGVFTTSTVVGAPVAWCRERVKKGVARALVVNSGVSNVAMGERGKRDNREVAQLAASALGVPVEQVMTSATGVIGHPLPMAKLRAGIPAAARELAPEGLADAALAIRTTDTFTKTALRRVRVDGRSVTVAGMAKGSGMIEPRMATMLAYVFTDAAVSAPFLRRLVRETADATFNRLSVDGETSTSDTFLAFANGVAGHRVLRGARSAGADAFARAFREVCESLVRDLARDGEGATKLVTIDVRGAASDAQAELAARRIANSALVKTALFGRDPNWGRIVQTLGAGRVKLREERMRVKLCGVPVFANGAATGAAARRRAWERMGAPDVSIEVDLAAGKASTRMWTCDFSYDYVRINAEYTT is encoded by the coding sequence ATGGCGACTCGAGCGAAGCGCGCGACGAGCGCGAAGGCGCGCGGGCCCGGCGCGGGCTTCGCGGTGCCGGGCTTCCGGGCGGCCGGCATCCACTGCGGCATCAAGGCGAAGACGCGCGATCTCGCGCTCGTCGCGAGCGACGTGCCCGCGACCGTCGCGGGCGTGTTCACCACCTCGACGGTCGTCGGCGCGCCGGTGGCCTGGTGCCGCGAGCGCGTGAAGAAAGGCGTCGCGCGCGCGCTCGTCGTGAATTCGGGCGTCTCGAACGTCGCGATGGGCGAGCGCGGCAAGCGCGACAACCGCGAGGTGGCGCAGCTCGCGGCGTCCGCGCTCGGCGTTCCCGTCGAGCAGGTGATGACGTCGGCGACGGGCGTGATCGGGCACCCGCTGCCGATGGCGAAGCTGCGCGCGGGCATTCCCGCCGCCGCGCGCGAGCTCGCGCCGGAAGGCCTCGCCGACGCGGCGCTCGCGATACGCACGACCGACACGTTCACCAAGACGGCGCTCCGCCGCGTGCGCGTCGACGGCCGCAGCGTGACCGTCGCCGGCATGGCGAAGGGCTCGGGCATGATCGAGCCGCGCATGGCGACGATGCTCGCGTACGTCTTCACCGACGCCGCCGTGTCGGCGCCCTTCCTCCGCCGCCTCGTGCGCGAGACGGCCGATGCGACGTTCAACCGGCTCAGCGTCGACGGCGAGACGTCGACGAGCGACACGTTCCTCGCGTTCGCGAACGGAGTCGCGGGCCATCGCGTGCTGCGCGGCGCGCGCAGCGCGGGCGCCGACGCCTTCGCGCGCGCGTTCCGCGAGGTGTGCGAGTCGCTCGTGCGCGACCTCGCGCGCGACGGCGAGGGTGCGACGAAGCTCGTCACGATCGACGTGCGCGGCGCGGCGAGCGACGCGCAGGCCGAGCTCGCCGCGCGCCGCATCGCGAACTCGGCACTCGTGAAGACCGCGCTCTTCGGGCGCGACCCGAACTGGGGCCGCATCGTCCAGACGCTCGGCGCCGGGCGCGTGAAGCTCCGCGAGGAGCGCATGCGCGTGAAGCTGTGCGGCGTGCCCGTGTTCGCGAACGGCGCCGCCACCGGCGCGGCGGCGCGGCGGCGCGCCTGGGAGCGGATGGGAGCGCCCGACGTGTCGATCGAGGTCGACCTCGCCGCCGGCAAGGCGTCGACGCGGATGTGGACGTGCGACTTCTCGTACGACTACGTGCGCATCAACGCCGAGTACACGACCTGA
- the rpsB gene encoding 30S ribosomal protein S2, with amino-acid sequence MSETPSEPTPAAESTGFAAAVAADDLTPSLAPLDIPSLLECGVHFGHQTKRWNPKMRSYLFGDRNGIHIIDLDQTLPLLREAVEYVRDVAAGGGKVLFVGTKKQAAPAVMHAAHRSKQFYVNNRWLGGMLTNWKTVKKSIEKYKAVLETLADAERSAELSKKELSRLNRLKTKYDKSLAGIKEMTRLPDVMFVIDVGMESIAVAEGKRLGIPIIGVVDSNNDPDDIDFVIPGNDDAIRAIDYYCSHVAQACIEGAAAHQERLRSEMPARAAVEAAGGRRVVEITQAPRRSRSASGRTASAGGWSDKEENKGEAAPTEGGEA; translated from the coding sequence ATGTCCGAGACCCCGAGCGAGCCGACGCCGGCCGCCGAATCCACTGGCTTTGCCGCGGCCGTCGCCGCGGACGACCTCACGCCGAGCCTCGCGCCGCTCGACATCCCGAGCCTGCTCGAGTGCGGCGTCCACTTCGGTCACCAGACGAAGCGCTGGAACCCGAAGATGCGGTCGTACCTGTTCGGCGACCGCAACGGCATCCACATCATCGACCTCGACCAGACGCTCCCGCTCCTGCGCGAGGCCGTCGAGTACGTGCGCGACGTCGCGGCCGGCGGCGGCAAGGTGCTCTTCGTGGGCACGAAGAAGCAGGCCGCGCCCGCGGTGATGCACGCCGCGCACCGCTCGAAGCAGTTCTACGTGAACAACCGCTGGCTCGGCGGCATGCTCACCAACTGGAAGACGGTCAAGAAGTCGATCGAGAAGTACAAGGCCGTGCTCGAGACGCTCGCGGACGCCGAGCGCTCGGCGGAGCTCAGCAAGAAGGAGCTCTCCCGCCTGAACCGGCTCAAGACCAAGTACGACAAGTCGCTCGCCGGCATCAAGGAGATGACGCGCCTCCCGGACGTCATGTTCGTGATCGACGTCGGGATGGAGTCGATCGCCGTGGCCGAGGGCAAGCGGCTCGGCATCCCGATCATCGGCGTCGTCGACAGCAACAACGACCCCGACGACATCGACTTCGTGATTCCCGGCAACGACGACGCGATCCGCGCCATCGACTACTACTGCTCGCACGTCGCGCAGGCGTGCATCGAGGGCGCGGCGGCGCACCAGGAGCGGCTGCGCTCCGAGATGCCCGCGCGCGCCGCGGTCGAGGCCGCGGGCGGCCGCCGCGTCGTCGAGATCACGCAGGCGCCGCGCCGCTCGCGCAGCGCGTCCGGGCGCACGGCGAGCGCCGGCGGCTGGAGCGACAAGGAAGAGAACAAGGGCGAGGCCGCACCGACCGAGGGCGGCGAGGCCTGA
- a CDS encoding replication-associated recombination protein A, with amino-acid sequence MTDDDAPLLFPPQPDRPAPRSAGGGAGGAGDAERGDRSARPLADRMRPRSFDEVVGHAKLVGRGAALRALVEGGELPSVLFWGPPGSGKTTLARLLAATASTRIEELSAVVAGVKEIRAAVDTARRALRAGQRTLLFIDEIHRLNRAQQDVLLPHVEAGTVTLVGATTENPSFEVNAPLLSRCRVFVLEPLGEEDVAALLERAMADGERGLGASGVALSDDARRAIAAASDGDARRALGLLEAAVAVHRLEGRDGPLALETVREAAGRAMLRHDRDREDHYNVVSAFIKSVRASDPDAALYYLARLLEAGEDPLFVARRLVILASEDVGNADPTALPLATSAFLAVERIGMPEGRIPLAQATTWLACAPKSNASYAALGRAQEAVARTGSLPVPLHLRNAPTGLMKSLGYGDGYRYAHDAEDAFVGDRNLPDALGDATFYAPKDAGAEADVATRLAAWRARRAAVREDDGER; translated from the coding sequence GTGACCGACGACGACGCTCCCCTGCTCTTTCCGCCGCAGCCCGACCGGCCCGCTCCCCGCAGTGCGGGCGGCGGGGCCGGCGGCGCGGGCGACGCGGAGCGCGGCGATCGCAGTGCGCGACCGCTCGCCGACCGCATGCGCCCGCGAAGCTTCGACGAGGTCGTCGGGCACGCGAAGCTCGTCGGCCGCGGCGCCGCGCTGCGCGCCCTCGTCGAGGGCGGCGAGCTCCCGAGCGTGCTCTTCTGGGGGCCGCCGGGAAGCGGCAAGACGACGCTCGCGCGGCTCCTCGCGGCGACCGCCTCGACGCGCATCGAGGAGCTGTCCGCGGTCGTCGCCGGCGTGAAGGAGATCCGCGCCGCGGTCGACACCGCGCGCCGCGCGCTCCGCGCGGGGCAGCGCACGCTGCTCTTCATCGACGAGATCCACCGGCTGAACCGCGCGCAGCAGGACGTGCTCCTCCCCCACGTCGAGGCCGGCACCGTCACGCTCGTCGGCGCCACGACGGAGAACCCGTCGTTCGAGGTGAACGCGCCGCTCCTGTCGCGCTGCCGCGTGTTCGTGCTCGAGCCGCTCGGCGAAGAGGACGTCGCGGCCCTGCTCGAGCGCGCGATGGCCGACGGCGAACGCGGCCTCGGCGCGAGCGGCGTCGCACTCTCGGACGACGCGCGCCGCGCGATCGCGGCGGCGAGCGACGGCGATGCGCGACGCGCGCTCGGCCTGCTCGAAGCGGCCGTCGCCGTCCATCGCCTCGAAGGACGCGACGGCCCGCTCGCACTCGAGACCGTCCGCGAGGCCGCCGGCCGCGCCATGCTGCGGCACGACCGCGACCGCGAGGACCACTACAACGTCGTCTCCGCGTTCATCAAGAGCGTGCGCGCGAGCGACCCCGACGCGGCGCTCTACTACCTCGCGCGCCTGCTCGAGGCCGGCGAGGACCCGCTCTTCGTCGCGCGCCGGCTCGTGATCCTGGCGTCGGAGGACGTGGGCAACGCCGATCCGACCGCGCTCCCGCTCGCGACGAGCGCCTTCCTCGCGGTCGAGCGCATCGGCATGCCCGAGGGCCGCATCCCGCTCGCGCAGGCGACCACCTGGCTCGCGTGCGCGCCCAAGAGCAACGCCAGCTACGCCGCACTCGGCCGCGCGCAGGAGGCCGTCGCGCGGACGGGCTCGCTGCCCGTCCCCCTGCACCTGCGCAATGCGCCGACCGGACTGATGAAGTCGCTCGGCTACGGCGACGGCTATCGCTACGCGCACGACGCGGAGGACGCCTTCGTCGGC
- a CDS encoding NAD(+)/NADH kinase has translation MGIRRVGVCLKPDQPQAEPVVRALRAWLAERGIDVAADAQCAPWCGVEASSPSALAEGCDLLVSLGGDGTLLSVARAVGTRAVPILGVNLGTLGFLTEVSVDEMLDVLAGVLDGRATLVSRMRLSVLVRRDGREVAQYQALNEAVVAKNALSRMIDIEVAADDLAVTTYHGDGLIVATPTGSTAYSLSAGGPLVLPGTGVIVLTPICPHSLAQRPLVLPQASRVDATVRTRGSDVSLTVDGQQGLALEDGDRVTVTRSPHPVEVVASPVRSRFDILRTKLHWGER, from the coding sequence ATGGGCATCCGGCGCGTCGGCGTGTGCCTCAAGCCCGACCAGCCCCAGGCGGAGCCCGTCGTGCGCGCACTCCGCGCCTGGCTCGCGGAGCGCGGGATCGACGTCGCCGCGGATGCACAGTGCGCGCCGTGGTGCGGCGTCGAGGCATCTTCGCCGAGCGCGCTCGCCGAGGGATGCGATCTGCTCGTCTCGCTCGGCGGCGACGGCACGCTGCTCTCGGTCGCGCGCGCGGTCGGGACGCGCGCCGTTCCCATCCTCGGCGTCAACCTCGGCACGCTCGGCTTCCTCACCGAGGTCTCGGTCGACGAGATGCTCGACGTGCTCGCGGGCGTCCTCGACGGACGCGCGACGCTCGTGTCGCGCATGCGACTCTCCGTGCTCGTGCGGCGCGACGGGCGCGAGGTCGCGCAGTACCAGGCGCTCAACGAGGCGGTCGTCGCGAAGAACGCGCTGTCGCGGATGATCGACATCGAGGTCGCCGCCGACGATCTCGCCGTGACGACCTATCACGGCGACGGCCTCATCGTCGCGACACCGACCGGCTCGACGGCGTACTCGCTCTCGGCCGGCGGGCCGCTCGTGCTGCCGGGGACGGGCGTGATCGTGCTGACGCCGATCTGCCCCCACTCGCTCGCGCAGCGCCCGCTCGTGCTCCCGCAGGCGTCGCGCGTCGACGCGACCGTCCGCACGCGCGGCAGCGACGTCTCGCTGACCGTCGACGGGCAGCAGGGCCTCGCGCTCGAGGACGGCGACCGCGTGACGGTGACGCGCTCGCCGCACCCCGTCGAGGTCGTCGCGTCGCCCGTGCGCAGCCGCTTCGACATCCTTCGCACGAAGCTCCACTGGGGCGAGCGATGA